The genomic DNA AATATAGAAACCATCGTGGTCTTTCTGAAAATCATAAAATTAGTTACTTAAAATGGTTTTGCTACTTCAAAACTATCAAAAATAGCAACACTTTTTGAGTATTATGCCCGCAATGACAGGCTTTTTTAGTTGTCATCGCACAATGACACCAAATTGCCACTAATACCGCCATAGGCAGGTCAGCCTTCTTACAATCCGCAGTGACAAGCAAGGGTTAGGAAGAAACGCAAAATATACTTGCTACGAGTACTGTTATCTGTCAAAAATATTCGCGCCAGATGAGTCAATAGCAACTATAAGTGGTAAATCTTTAATTTCTAACTTATATATCGCCTCTGCGCCAAGTTCACTAAAAGCAACCACAGACGATGAAATTACTTTTTTACTTATCAACGCACCAACGCCGCCGGTTGCAACAAAATAAGTTGCCTTATTTTTTTTAATACTTTCTACTGCCACACTTGTGCGCGGCCCTTTGCCAATTGTGGCTATTACACCCAAGGAATGCATTGCTTGAACGAATGGGTCCATTCTGGACGATGTTGTTGGGCCGCAAGAACCTATAACCTCACCCGGCTTTGCGGGGCATGGGCCACAATAGTAAATAATTGAGCCATTAAAATTTATTGGTAACTTTTCTTTTGCGCTTAAAAGTTCAGATATTTTCTTGTGTGCCGCGTCTCGCGCAGTGTATATTATGCCGGATAATAAAACCTTACTGCCGGCACTAAGTTTTGATATTTTTTTAACTTCAGAAGTTAATATTTTTTGTGTCATAAAAGAACAGTTTTCCTTCTTAAAGAGTGGCATGAAAAGCTAATAGCGACAGGGAGTGACGCAATATGGCAAGGTGCCGTTTCAATATGCACAGCAAGAGCAGTTGTATTACCGCCAAGCCCCATTGGACCAACATTGGCTGAATTAATTTCATCTAACAATTCACTCTCTTTAATAGCATAAATTGGGTTTTTGTTTTGAGAACCTATTTGCCGCAATAATGATTTTTTTGCAAGGTATGCCACTTTTGAAAAAGTACCGCCAATGCCAATGCCAACAATTAGCGGCGGGCAAGATTTTACACCATTTTCTTTGACGGTATCAATAATATATTTTTTAACATCATCCCATGAAACCGTTGGCGCAAACATTTTAAGTGTACTTGCGTTTTCAGTGCCAGCCCCCTTAGGCAATACAATTATTGAAAGTTTATCACCTGCAACAACTTCGTAATATATAGATGCTGGTGTATTATCTTGCGTGTTTTTTCTTTCAAATGGGTCATTAACAACCGATTTGCGCAAGTAATTTTGACTATACGCCTTTGCAACTGCATTATTTATATTTTCGGTCAAAGAACCGCCAACTATTTTTATATCTTGCCCAAGAGTTACAAAAACCTCAAGCACGCCTGTGTCTTGACATAAGGCAATTTTTTCGGAATCTGCTATTTTAGAGTTTTCTAAAATTTCCGACAGAATGCCCTTAGCAGTTTCATTTGTTTCTTGTTTTTGAGCGCTAATAATAGAGCAAGAAACATCATCGCACAATGTAAAATTTGCTTGAGCGCAAAGTTCTTCAACCGCTTTTGAAATTACTGATACATTTATTTCTTTTGTCATATTTTAGATGGTTTAATGAGGCCTTTTTTCATCATTGTTTGGGTTATTGCGCGACTGCGAACAATTATATCTTTAGCTGTTGTATAAAGTTTATCTTTTGAAATTATTTTTTGTGCTACTTTTTGCTTTATTGCCTGCATTCCTACCGCTACTGCAACTTTTGGGTATATTTCCCAATTATCCATTGTTGGTAAAAGTCTATCTGGTTTTATTTTGTTATCAGGTATGCAAGCGGCAATTTCCACAGCAGCGCTAATGCACATTTCGTCGGTAATTGTTTTAGCCATAACATCAAGTGTGCCCCTAAATACCGCGGGAAAACCAAGTGAGTTGTTTACCTGGTTTGGGAAATCGCTTCTGCCGGTTGCAACAACATGGGCACCTGCCTCTATTGCCTCCCACGGCCAAATTTCGGGCACAGGGTTTGCGCAAACAAAAACAATGGCTTTTTTTGCCATTTTTATAATCCACTCTTTTTTAATTGTTCCCGGGCCAGATGCGCTAAGGGCAATTAAAACATCGGCATTTTCAAGAGCTTCGGCAATTCCACCACTAATACCTTGCGGATTTGTGTCAAGACACATCTGCCATTTTTCAGGATGGGTGTATTGCATATCACTTCTTTTTTTGTTGAGTATGCCTTTGTGGTCAACCATAATAATGTTTGCGGGATTTGCTCCATACATCATTATAAGGCGGGCAATGTTGATGTTTGCAGCCCCTGCTCCCACAAGTGTTATTTTTACCTTACCAATTTTTTTGCCAACAATTTTCAAGGCATTTATTAGGCCTGAAAGAGTTACAAGGGCGGTGCCCTGCTGATCGTCGTGCCAAACCGGTATGCGGCACTCTTTTCTAAGTGTTGAAAGTATTGGGAAACATTTTGGCTGTTCAATATCTTCAAGGTTTATACCACCAAATGACGGCTGAATAAGCTTTACTGTTTCAATTATTTTGTTTTTATCTTTTGTATCAAGGCAAATAGGAAAAGCATCAACACCACCTAAATATTTAAACAACAAAGCTTTGCCTTCCATTACTGGCAGGCCTGCCTCGGGCCCTATATCACCTAAACCAAGCACTCTGGTGCAATCACTAACCACAGCAACGTTGTTCCACTTATTTGTGTAATCATAAACCAGTTCAGGTTTATCAAAAATGTTTTTACAAACCTTTGCAACACCAGGTGTATACCATAGGGCAAAATCGGTGTAGTCCTTTATTCTGCACTTTGGAACTACCTCCATTTTTCCTCTATAAAAAGGGTGCAGCTTTTCTGAACGGATTGATGGTTTTTGCGCTGCGGCAAGCAATTTCTTTACCGATTTCATTGCATTTTCTCCAAAAGATATTTCTATATTTCTCGGCTATTATAACAAAATGACCGCAATAAAAAAAGAAGCCCGCATTATCGCGGGCTTCTTTTAATTCACTTATTGACTAACTTTACAGCTACTGTTTAAAACTTTACAGCACCTGCCCCGTGGCATCATCAGTCCAAGTATATGTACCGTTTGTGTCACACCTTACAGTGTAGGAATAGCCAGGACCTTTCATATAACCAGTACCAGTGCCATCAGAGTTATACTGCATATGATATGACCAGCTGAAGTAATTGCAATCAATGCTTCCACCTGTATATTTCCAATAGAAATAGCCATATCCATAACTTGTTGTTGGAGATATTACAAGATTTTTAATTGTACTTGTGAAGATTTGAGTAGCACCATCATTATAATTTAAAATATAATTATAATTTCCATTATAAGTTCCACCATCGGCCCATGTGTTTGCTGTTGTGTACTCAAAAGAAGAGTCGCCATTTGACTCATACGATTTTACTGGGTTTGCAACAGAACCCCCTTCTTCCCAATACGCTGAAGTTGAAAGAACAACTTTGTAGTAATAAGTGTACTCGTACTTTTTTATGTCTGTTGCATCCCAAAGATCAGATCTTGTAGTCCCAGTTATTGGCGTACCTGCGCTGTTTAATAATCTGTATCTGTACTTCCATGCGTAATAGTCATAATAATTATACAAATTTGTTGCAGTATAATCCCATGACATCCAACCATTTGCGTCAGGGCCTGTTATGTCGCCTTCGTACTCAGTAAGCTTTGGAGCCCCTTTGCCATATGGCATTGCAAAAATGCTAGTGCCGGCTAATTTAACAGAAGTTAAAGCATTTGCAATCATTGTGTTAACATTTGCTACCGATGTTTGCACCGCTGAAACTGTTTGCCCTGCTGTTACAGTTGTAGGTATGCCAGCACTTGCATCTAAAATGCCGCCTGTTATTACCTTTTCTTTTGTTTTATTGTCACCGCAAGATGAAAGCCCAAGAGCGAGAATACCTGCTAAAAACAGAAATGCAATTTTTTTCATATTCTTTCCCCTTAATTTATTATATTTTCCAAAGATAGGTTACGCCAGCGACAATTTTGTAATCATAAGTTCTGTACTTTTCATCACCCAAAGCAAGAACAAAACCAAGCTTTGATTTAAGCAAACCTGAAAGGAAAGTATATCTCGCGCCAAGAACCAAGTCCATTTGTGAACCAGAGGTACCGGCTATTGCAGTGCCCGCGACCTTTTGCTCTGACAAAGTTCTGTAGTTTAACTCTAAAATTCTATTTAAACCATTTACCAAAACGCATGGACTTTCAGCACCTACACCTATTTCCAAAACATCAGCCGGGTCAAGCTTAACACCCCATGATTTTGGTTCATATTCGCCTGTTAAATTGTACGATATATTTGCATTGAAAGTTAATTCTTTTGCAAATGACACATTGGATGAGAAGTTTTTTGAAGCAGCAACAAGTGGTTTAATATTCATACCATTTCTAAACTCTGTTGTGAACTTATCACTTTGAGAACCTGTGGGAAGAGATAAGTCTAACATTGCGCCAAGGTTCCATCCTGTGAGGCCCCAGCTTTCTGGCAAAACAATAGTTTTTTTGCCGGCAATGTGAATATCGGCAAGCTGTGCATCTTCAGTTGTGGCAGAGTTGCCACCAATTTCAAGCTTTTGGCTTAACGACATATATGGAATTGTAAGCATTGCTTCTATATCGTTAGTTACACCATACCTTGCAACAACAGGAATAATCAATGCTGTGTTTGTAAGCTTTATGGTGCTGTTTGTTATTTCTGCTACATCACTTTGGTATGAAAGGTTATCTATGCCAACTTCAAGCGTTTTTTGCGGAACTACATTTGTTGCCTGCTCTAAAAGTAATGGTTGAGCAAAAAGGCCAGATGCAAGAAATGTTACCGACAACAATGAAACGATGGCTTTTCTCATCTTTTTTTCTCCTGTTTTATAAGGGCTTTGCAAAAAAATTAATGAGTAGTTTTAAATTAAATTTTAAACCAAATCAGTAAAAAATGTTGCAAAGCTTTTGTTTAAGTTAGTTAAAATAGTATCTAATTCCAAAATTTATTGAAGGCCCAAGTTTGAAACTTGTGCTTGAAAAGGCATCAACATTGTCTGGTTTAACATCGCCAAAACCAAGTCCTAAACCGCTAAGACCGGCATTGAAACCAAGTTCAGGCAACTCAGAGAAGAAAAATTCGGCATTAAAGGAACCGTTTAATCCAACCTCTGATATTACTATGTCTCCAAGATCGCACCTATAATATTGTATTCCAGGCCCAATCGAAAGCTTGATGTTTTTTGTTTCTTTAATTGTGAAAAGCATATTACCGCCAATTGCAAAACCGCTCACATCTTTCGCGCTTGCAAAACCAAGGCCGGTATCTAAAGAAGTATCATCATTTATCCAAACACGAACAGCGGCGCCATTCATAGGTGGAACACCTATAAAATCAGGTTGGACAGCACTAAATGTTCTGTTGCCTAAACCCACCTTACCTGCCATACCATTGCTGCTGTAGCTATCTTCACCATCAACCTTGCTACTGTTTTTTGCCGCCATTGCCGGGGCAATACATATTGCAACTGCTAACGCAACTAAAAGCAGCCTCTTCATTCTACCTCCTTTTTTCATTACGGTAACTATTGCCGTATTCTTTATAAAAAAACCTTGGGTTTAGTTAAAAACCCAAGGTAATATATTTTATAGAAAAACTCTTATCTGTAGCAAAACACAATTTAACTGTTTGCAAAAACAAAAACATCATTGTTCTTGTGTCCATGGCGGCATTTTACAAATAAATAAATTATTTGTCAATAATTTGTTAAATAATTGTTAACTTTCAACAAAAACCTATTAATAAAGCTCAACTATCTCTGCTTTAAGCAAATCTGTATCTAATATTGCCGCTGTGCACTTTCCGCTTTGAAAGCCGCAATTTTCACCAGGGTTTAAAACCAATGTTTTGCCAACAAGCCTATTATCAACTTTGTGGGTGTGCCCATAAATTAAAATATCATACTCTTGGCTTTTGGCAAGTGCTTGCAAATTATATGGTTCATGCATTAAAAGTATTTTTTTGCCGTCAATTGTTGTTTCAAAGTACCGCTCGTATATTTGTCCCCAACCATTAACCCTTTGACGCCACACAAAGCGTTCGCCGTCATTATTGCCAAAAACAGCATAAAAGCTTGTTTGAATTTTTTGAAGGTAGCTTGCCACCATTGGTGATATAATATCACCCGCGTGCAACATAACCGACACTTTGCGTTCATTAAAAAGCGCAACAGCTTTTTGTATTGCGTTCACATTTTCATGAGAGTCAGATATTATGCCAACTAATGCCATAATTAATCTATTGCCTTTACTTCTTTAACTTCGGGAACTTCTTGTTTTATTATGCGCGCTACGCCGTTTTGAAGTGTCATTGCCGCCATAGGGCAACACCCGCAAGCGCCTTTTAATTTTACTGTCACAATGCCATCGGCTGAGATGCCAACAAACTCAACATCGCCACCATCGGCTTGTAAATGCGGGCGAATTTTATCAAGTGCTTTAAGAACTCTTTCTTTCATTGTTTTCCACCTTATTGTCCGTTAGAATTTGTCTAACTTTTTGCGGTATTTTTACCGGTTTAAAAACCCTGTTTACAAAAGGGTGTGTAGTTAAACCTGCAGCAATTTTTTTACCGTCGCACAATATTTCGTAACTTATAATAATACTTGCAGTATTAAGCTTTAAAAGCGTTGTGCAAATAGTAAGTAAATCATCGTACTTAGCCGATGAGTGATACTTTATTGAACACTCGCAAACCGGTAAATAATACCCATCGCTTTCTAACTGTTTGTAAGTTATGCCAAGCGACCTAAGCCATTCAGTTCTTGCTCGTTCAAAATACACCAGATAGTTTGCGTAATATACAACACCCATCTGGTCGGTGTCAGCATAGGAAACGCGAAGTGTTGTTTGGTGCATATATTGAACTAACTTATTTAGCGTAAACCTTTTTCATATCTTCAATTGTTATTTGTTTATAATCACTTGCATGGCCTGCAGTCCAAAAATCTTTCATTTTGCCTTCAATTAGTTTTTGCAATGCTGTTCTTGCAGGCCCAAGATAATCTCTTGGGTCAAACTTCTCCGGCGCAGTAGCAAAAATTTCTCTAATTGCGGCAGTTATAGCAAGGCGGCCATCCGTGTCAACATTTATTTTCGTTACGCCAAGTTTTATTGCTTCTTGCAAGCTTTTCATTGGCACACCGGTTGCACCTGGCATTTTACCACCAAATTTATTCACTTTGTCTATCAATTCCTGCGGAACTGAGGAAGCACCATGCAGAACAATTGGAATGCTTACAAGTTTGCGAACTTCTTTTAAAACATTAAACGCAAGCTCACTTGAACCCTTGAATTTATACGCACCATGTGATGTACCAATTGCTATTGCCAAGGCATCCAGACCTGTATCATCAACAAATTGCTTTGCCTGAACCGGGTCGGTAATGTGAATTGAACCAGAGCCAACTCCGTCTTCTATTCCACCTAAACAACCAATTTCACCTTCAACCGTAACACCATATTTGTGAGCATATTCAACAACCGATTTTGTTACTTTTACATTGTAGCCGTAGTCAGATGGTGTTTTGCCGTCTTCAAGCAAAGAACCATCTATCATAACTGATGTAAAACCAAGCTCAATGGCTTTTTTTACTGTATCAAGTGAGTTGCCATGGTCAAGGTGCATTGCAATTGGAATGCTTGGGTTTTCTTTTGAGGCAGCCATCATCAAATACCCAAGGTATGTGAAGTTTGAATACTTTAACGCGCCGCGGCTTGCCTGAATAATAACCGGCGACTGTGTTGCCTGAGCCGCCGCCATAATGGCTTGAATTTGTTCCATATTGTTTACATTGTATGCGCCAACACCATATTGTTTCCTCATTGCCTCTTCAAGAATTTGTTTCATTGGAACTAATGACATTTTGCTTTCTCCCTATTTTTTTATTTTTAGGCGTACAACAATGTAACGCCAACTTTAGTTTATAGTAAGTTTTTCTTGTGTGAATACACCAATACTTCTATATTTTTCATACCGCGCCTGGCAAAGCATTTTCTTATCAAGTAAAAGCAGTTTTGCAAGGGTTTTTTCAAGTGCTTCTTTTACATTTGCAGTAGCCAGCGCCATATCTTTATGTGCTCCACCCAGTGGCTCCGCAATTATTTCATCTACTATTTTTAATTCATAAAGGTCTTTTGCCGTAATTTTTAGGGCATTTGCAGCATCAATTGCTTTTGTAGCATCGCGAAAAAGAATTGCCGCGCAACCTTCGGGTGAAATTACTGAATAGTAAGCATTTTCAAGCATAAGCAGGTAATTAGCAACACCAATTCCAACCGCACCGCCAGAACCGCCCTCACCAATTACCACGCTTATAACAGGAACTTTCAAAACTGACATTTCACGCAAGTTCCTTGCTATGGCTTCTGCCTGTCCGCGCTCTTCTGCGCCTATGCCGGGGTATGCGCCAGATGTGTCTATAAATGTAATTATTGGCCTGTTAAACTTTTCAGCAAGTTTCATTATTCTTAATGCTTTTCTATAACCTTCCGGGTTTGCCATGCCAAAGTTTCTTTCTATGTTATCGTGCAAACTTCTGCCTTTTTGATGACCAATTACGGCAACCGGTTGAGAGTCAAGCTTTGCCATACCACAAATTATTGCCTTATCATCGGCAAAAGCGCGGTCGCCATGAAGTTCAACAAAATCAGTAAAACAATTTTTTATGTAGTCAAGGGTGTAGGGCCTTTTTGGATGGCGGGCAATTTGAACTTTTTGCCATGGAGTGAGCGCACCGTAAATTTCCACTTTTAGCTTATTGCTTTTTTCTTCAAGCTCAAGCAGCTGTTGGGCAATATCTGCACCGAGATCACTTGCCGAAGATTTAAGTTCAACTATTTTCTGTTCTAATTCGTATATGGGTTTTTCAAAATCAAGTGCTGTGATAGGCTCTTCTTTTACTGACATATTTAGAACCTTCCTACATAATTTATTTTAAGTATTCTTTCACTACTGCGATCTTTTGCTATCAGATCACGACCGGCAAGGTCAATACTTAAATCATCTGTTATAGCTAAACGCAAACCGGCGTTAAAACGGTTCTCGGGTGAATAATGTATGTTGTCGTACTCGGCAATTAACATAAATTTTTCTTCAATATTAAAACTTGCCGCAGTAAAAGCATTAACCTCACTTTTTTTAAAGTCATTTATATTCGCACCAAAATTCATTTCAAGGTTTGGGAAAAACATCTCTTT from Endomicrobiales bacterium includes the following:
- a CDS encoding FumA C-terminus/TtdB family hydratase beta subunit codes for the protein MTQKILTSEVKKISKLSAGSKVLLSGIIYTARDAAHKKISELLSAKEKLPINFNGSIIYYCGPCPAKPGEVIGSCGPTTSSRMDPFVQAMHSLGVIATIGKGPRTSVAVESIKKNKATYFVATGGVGALISKKVISSSVVAFSELGAEAIYKLEIKDLPLIVAIDSSGANIFDR
- a CDS encoding fumarate hydratase; its protein translation is MTKEINVSVISKAVEELCAQANFTLCDDVSCSIISAQKQETNETAKGILSEILENSKIADSEKIALCQDTGVLEVFVTLGQDIKIVGGSLTENINNAVAKAYSQNYLRKSVVNDPFERKNTQDNTPASIYYEVVAGDKLSIIVLPKGAGTENASTLKMFAPTVSWDDVKKYIIDTVKENGVKSCPPLIVGIGIGGTFSKVAYLAKKSLLRQIGSQNKNPIYAIKESELLDEINSANVGPMGLGGNTTALAVHIETAPCHIASLPVAISFSCHSLRRKTVLL
- a CDS encoding NADP-dependent malic enzyme, translated to MKSVKKLLAAAQKPSIRSEKLHPFYRGKMEVVPKCRIKDYTDFALWYTPGVAKVCKNIFDKPELVYDYTNKWNNVAVVSDCTRVLGLGDIGPEAGLPVMEGKALLFKYLGGVDAFPICLDTKDKNKIIETVKLIQPSFGGINLEDIEQPKCFPILSTLRKECRIPVWHDDQQGTALVTLSGLINALKIVGKKIGKVKITLVGAGAANINIARLIMMYGANPANIIMVDHKGILNKKRSDMQYTHPEKWQMCLDTNPQGISGGIAEALENADVLIALSASGPGTIKKEWIIKMAKKAIVFVCANPVPEIWPWEAIEAGAHVVATGRSDFPNQVNNSLGFPAVFRGTLDVMAKTITDEMCISAAVEIAACIPDNKIKPDRLLPTMDNWEIYPKVAVAVGMQAIKQKVAQKIISKDKLYTTAKDIIVRSRAITQTMMKKGLIKPSKI
- a CDS encoding transporter translates to MRKAIVSLLSVTFLASGLFAQPLLLEQATNVVPQKTLEVGIDNLSYQSDVAEITNSTIKLTNTALIIPVVARYGVTNDIEAMLTIPYMSLSQKLEIGGNSATTEDAQLADIHIAGKKTIVLPESWGLTGWNLGAMLDLSLPTGSQSDKFTTEFRNGMNIKPLVAASKNFSSNVSFAKELTFNANISYNLTGEYEPKSWGVKLDPADVLEIGVGAESPCVLVNGLNRILELNYRTLSEQKVAGTAIAGTSGSQMDLVLGARYTFLSGLLKSKLGFVLALGDEKYRTYDYKIVAGVTYLWKI
- a CDS encoding metallophosphoesterase, whose product is MALVGIISDSHENVNAIQKAVALFNERKVSVMLHAGDIISPMVASYLQKIQTSFYAVFGNNDGERFVWRQRVNGWGQIYERYFETTIDGKKILLMHEPYNLQALAKSQEYDILIYGHTHKVDNRLVGKTLVLNPGENCGFQSGKCTAAILDTDLLKAEIVELY
- a CDS encoding NifU family protein is translated as MKERVLKALDKIRPHLQADGGDVEFVGISADGIVTVKLKGACGCCPMAAMTLQNGVARIIKQEVPEVKEVKAID
- a CDS encoding acyl-CoA thioesterase; its protein translation is MHQTTLRVSYADTDQMGVVYYANYLVYFERARTEWLRSLGITYKQLESDGYYLPVCECSIKYHSSAKYDDLLTICTTLLKLNTASIIISYEILCDGKKIAAGLTTHPFVNRVFKPVKIPQKVRQILTDNKVENNERKSS
- a CDS encoding ketose-bisphosphate aldolase, producing MSLVPMKQILEEAMRKQYGVGAYNVNNMEQIQAIMAAAQATQSPVIIQASRGALKYSNFTYLGYLMMAASKENPSIPIAMHLDHGNSLDTVKKAIELGFTSVMIDGSLLEDGKTPSDYGYNVKVTKSVVEYAHKYGVTVEGEIGCLGGIEDGVGSGSIHITDPVQAKQFVDDTGLDALAIAIGTSHGAYKFKGSSELAFNVLKEVRKLVSIPIVLHGASSVPQELIDKVNKFGGKMPGATGVPMKSLQEAIKLGVTKINVDTDGRLAITAAIREIFATAPEKFDPRDYLGPARTALQKLIEGKMKDFWTAGHASDYKQITIEDMKKVYAK
- a CDS encoding acetyl-CoA carboxylase carboxyltransferase subunit alpha; translation: MSVKEEPITALDFEKPIYELEQKIVELKSSASDLGADIAQQLLELEEKSNKLKVEIYGALTPWQKVQIARHPKRPYTLDYIKNCFTDFVELHGDRAFADDKAIICGMAKLDSQPVAVIGHQKGRSLHDNIERNFGMANPEGYRKALRIMKLAEKFNRPIITFIDTSGAYPGIGAEERGQAEAIARNLREMSVLKVPVISVVIGEGGSGGAVGIGVANYLLMLENAYYSVISPEGCAAILFRDATKAIDAANALKITAKDLYELKIVDEIIAEPLGGAHKDMALATANVKEALEKTLAKLLLLDKKMLCQARYEKYRSIGVFTQEKLTIN